A stretch of Brassica rapa cultivar Chiifu-401-42 chromosome A08, CAAS_Brap_v3.01, whole genome shotgun sequence DNA encodes these proteins:
- the LOC103834316 gene encoding two-pore potassium channel 3-like, which translates to MSNEGGDGNNNNIEYMISPKIRKPPPILLPLPENDEVTIPMTPSEFKDRLIFGPSPRDSSQYFHSLSQKHSPSSSAAAADTFPDSSPLDPLLTPQQQHGHPLHRSKTAPAMAIIDDLHHPMHQQIKLEPSSRSVVRQAFALLVVYLSLGVLIYWLNRDHYVVNQTHPVVDGLYFCIVTMCTIGYGDITPNSVVTKLFSIMFVLVGFGFIDILLSGMVSYVLDLQESYMLDSAKRREEPDKRRSYIIDVKKGRMRIRLKVALALGVVVSCIALGVGIMHFIEKIDWLDSFYLSVMSVTTVGYGDRAFKTLPGRLFAAV; encoded by the coding sequence ATGTCAAACGAGGGAGGTGAcggtaacaacaacaacatagaATACATGATCAGCCCCAAAATAAGAAAACCACCTCCGATTCTATTACCCTTACCTGAAAACGACGAAGTCACTATTCCGATGACACCGTCCGAGTTCAAAGACCGTTTAATCTTCGGACCCTCGCCGCGAGACTCCTCTCAATACTTCCATTCACTCTCTCAGAAACACTCGCCgtcctcctccgccgccgccgcagACACCTTCCCCGACTCCTCACCGCTAGATCCCCTCCTCACTCCACAACAGCAGCACGGCCATCCACTCCACCGATCCAAAACCGCGCCGGCGATGGCCATAATCGACGATCTCCACCACCCAATGCATCAGCAAATCAAACTCGAGCCATCATCACGTTCTGTAGTAAGACAAGCTTTTGCTCTACTCGTCGTCTACCTCTCCTTAGGCGTCCTTATCTACTGGCTGAACCGTGACCACTACGTAGTGAATCAAACCCATCCCGTCGTTGATGGGTTATACTTTTGCATCGTTACAATGTGCACCATCGGTTACGGAGACATCACACCAAACAGTGTCGTTACTAAGCTCTTCTCGATCATGTTCGTTCTCGTTGGGTTCGGTTTTATCGATATTTTGCTTAGCGGGATGGTCTCTTACGTTCTTGACCTTCAAGAGAGCTACATGTTAGACTCTGCTAAGCGGAGGGAGGAGCCTGATAAGAGAAGATCGTATATTATCGATGTGAAGAAGGGAAGGATGAGGATTAGGTTGAAAGTGGCGTTGGCTTTAGGTGTTGTGGTTTCATGCATTGCTCTTGGTGTTGGGATAATGCATTTTATCGAGAAGATTGATTGGTTGGATTCGTTTTATCTCTCGGTTATGTCGGTTACTACTGTTGGGTACGGAGATAGGGCGTTTAAGACCTTGCCTGGTAGGCTTTTCGCCGCGGTATAG